One window of Amaranthus tricolor cultivar Red isolate AtriRed21 chromosome 13, ASM2621246v1, whole genome shotgun sequence genomic DNA carries:
- the LOC130798887 gene encoding uncharacterized protein LOC130798887: MEVGGSSACDEPLDDDWVYDVELLPHDPGLRKNIMDYPPNERNPVRRAYILKKPCQPKTHVFPQKQVGGLRRFSVNWFKKWDWLEYSVEKDAAFCFACYLFKSDVEIYNGGDAFVNGGFRGWNKPDRFQKHVGGLKSAHNVAYEKYVNLRDAKKTSIEVVFDNASQAQMDSYHIRLNASLTCLRFLLGQGLAFRGHDESEESNSRGNFLELLKWLGEKVDEVKQHTFQNGPKNCQLTSPKIQKDIINCCAKETTKRIIEEVGDGYFSILADESSDVSQKEQLALVLRFVNRESGSVVERFLGIVHVGDTTALSLKDAILSLLMEYSLSPSMIRGQGYDGASNMRGEINGLKTLIMNDTPRAYYIHCFAHQLQLALVAVAKKNDSCGWLFEVLANLLNVVGASCKRRDMIRKKQAQVVAQALEVGEIESGSGLNQECGLSRPGDTRWGSHYKCLINITNLFPSIIEVLEWIGKHGTSDDKFKAQIVSGFLESFDFVFMAHLMLIIFGYTNDLCIALQRKEQDIVNAIRLVSTTKNVLQKMRDEGWDNLLKKVITFCTKHEIDVPSMDAHYVPQGRGRRFVQQATNLHHFRVGIFLEVIDLHLQELDNRFNEINMELLTCMVSLSPKGNFSSFDKEKILKLASLYPEEFSCNDLTALDLQLDVFLDAMLNDERFHDLDDINSLSMMLVETKRHETFPLIHLLIKLMLILPVATASVERVFSAMTYVKSKLRNSMGDQLMNDCLVTFIEKEVFLQVSDEMIIDRFKSMKTRRMNL, translated from the coding sequence ATGGAAGTAGGTGGTTCAAGTGCTTGTGATGAACCATTGGATGATGATTGGGTGTATGATGTTGAACTTCTTCCTCATGACCCGGGATTGAGAAAAAACATAATGGATTATCCCCCAAATGAAAGAAATCCGGTTAGGAGagcttatattcttaaaaaacctTGCCAACCAAAAACACATGTTTTCCCTCAAAAACAAGTAGGTGGTTTACGCCGTTTTAGTGTCAATTGGTTCAAAAAATGGGATTGGCTTGAATATAGTGTTGAAAAAGATGCCGCATTTTGCTTTGCTTGTTATTTGTTCAAGAGTGATGTTGAAATTTACAATGGGGGTGATGCATTTGTTAATGGAGGGTTTAGGGGGTGGAATAAACCGGATAGGTTTCAAAAGCATGTTGGTGGACTTAAAAGTGCTCATAATGTTGCTTATGAGAAATATGTGAATCTAAGAGATGCAAAAAAGACATCAATTGAAGTTGTGTTTGATAATGCGAGTCAAGCTCAAATGGATTCATATCATATTCGTTTGAATGCATCCTTAACTTGTTTGAGATTTCTTTTGGGCCAAGGTTTGGCATTCCGGGGACATGATGAAAGTGAGGAGTCAAATAGTAGGGGTAACTTTCTTgagcttttgaagtggttaggggAGAAGGTTGACGAAGTCAAACAACATACTTTCCAAAATGGACCCAAAAATTGTCAATTGACATCtcccaaaattcaaaaagacattATCAATTGTTGTGCAAAGGAGACTACCAAGCGCATAATAGAAGAGGTTGGAGATGGTTACTTTTCTATTTTGGCCGATGAATCAAGTGATGTGTCTCAAAAAGAACAACTAGCTCTTGTTTTGCGGTTTGTTAACAGAGAAAGTGGATCGGTAGTGGAACGCTTTTTAGGCATTGTACATGTGGGTGACACTACCGCTTTATCTCTTAAAGATGCAATTTTGTCCTTGCTTATGGAATATTCATTGAGTCCATCCATGATAAGAGGTCAAGGGTATGATGGGGCGAGTAACATGAGAGGTGAAATCAATGGCCTTAAGACTTTGATTATGAATGATACTCCAAGAGCCTACTACATTCATTGTTTTGCTCATCAACTACAACTAGCTCTAGTTGCGGTTGCTAAAAAGAATGATAGTTGTGGTTGGCTTTTTGAAGTACTTGCAAACTTGTTGAATGTGGTTGGAGCTTCTTGTAAGAGAAGAGACATGATTCGAAAAAAGCAAGCTCAAGTAGTGGCTCAAGCattggaagtgggggaaattgAAAGCGGATCGGGTTTAAATCAAGAATGTGGTTTGAGTAGGCCGGGAGATACACGTTGGGGATCTCATTACAAGTGTCTAATAAATATCACGAACTTGTTTCCTTCAATTATTGAAGTACTTGAGTGGATTGGAAAACATGGCACTTCGGACGATAAGTTCAAAGCTCAAATTGTTTCGGGATTTTTGGAgtcatttgattttgtttttatggCTCATTTGATGTTGATTATCTTTGGCTACACTAATGATTTATGTATTGCTTTACAAAGAAAGGAACAAGATATTGTTAATGCCATTAGACTTGTTAGTACTACAAAAaatgtgttgcaaaagatgagaGATGAAGGATGGGATAATCTCTTAAAAAAAGTTATTACATTTTGTACTAAACACGAGATTGATGTTCCATCTATGGATGCTCATTATGTGCCTCAAGGAAGAGGAAGACGTTTTGTTCAACAAGCTACAAATCTACATCATTTTCGGGTTGGAATCTTTTTGGAAGTAATTGATTTGCATCTTCAAGAGCTTGATAACCGTTTTAATGAGATTAACATGGAGTTACTTACATGCATGGTCTCTCTAAGTCCTAAAGGTAACTTTTCATCTTTTGATAAAGAGAAGATACTTAAACTTGCTTCTTTATATCCCGAGGAGTTTTCATGTAATGATTTAACGGCTCTTGATCTTCAACTCGATGTGTTCTTGGATGCTATGTTAAACGATGAAAGATTTCATGATTTGGACGATATCAATTCTCTTTCCATGATGCTTGTTGAAACAAAGAGACATGAGACATTTCCTCTTATACATTTGCTAATCAAGttgatgttgattcttcctGTTGCTACGGCAAGTGTAGAAAGAGTGTTTTCCGCAATGACATATGTCAAAAGTAAGTTGAGAAATAGCATGGGTGATCAACTTATGAATGATTGTTTGGTTACTTTTATTGAGAAGGAAGTGTTTCTACAAGTTTCCGATgaaatgattattgatcgttttaAAAGTATGAAGACTCGAAggatgaatttgtaa